A genomic window from Yarrowia lipolytica chromosome 1D, complete sequence includes:
- a CDS encoding uncharacterized protein (Compare to YALI0D20218g, no similarity) yields MQQPPPPGPGTPPIGPQRGTFPTFNTRHHPYPPPPHHGPPQHTPPPPPQYMHANGYPYPIQYPPHMYPLPYEVMSMPPGAPYMPHYGLPQPVWMYPSPHQPVPVVPPVPPPMPTATPGSGHFITGWKLDTLGLTQSEIAHMITYSSETEGVRNLRKDNLTPSNNWTCIFYNEDETGQYTLPRQTANNLKHDLDIVIERFQRGLNNTMEESYVFHNGQLKLDAQKGFFSSHWPDTVPSFATKDLVGKSVFTLSTSSRAKDWWNFQLQGDYEYITHTFCGRHSAALFVSTTPGEQALTVYWVMINGQPCHINGATDWFWFQPKKFLPEERSEDKVKLLLTGDPSRNLFLLASYSDDVHYIYLISRDPNSKTDRGNVTLIQVISNITRASPLSAPNVDSDEWCEFEIYTFASRMALYSNGRLAVFDVQLRPDGHIWSRVDLSKVGGIGRKSPPRQLGRYLIFDHVGALDMVTFRYREFEEGFCDGKFVIWSIRDEKLVASVLDSIDKEGNVTGQLQEVFDVSVVQPSNAEWLRDSHTTLDVGSQSGDMRRTAAIKQMNLMYGPEVEVIEIS; encoded by the coding sequence ATGCAACAACCGCCGCCTCCCGGACCCGGCACTCCTCCGATCGGCCCTCAACGAGGCACATTTCCAACCTTCAACACCCGACACCATCCCTaccctcctccaccccATCATGGGCCTCCACAACACACgccccctcctcctccgcagTACATGCACGCCAACGGATACCCGTATCCGATACAGTACCCGCCACACATGTATCCGCTGCCGTACGAGGTGATGAGCATGCCTCCCGGAGCACCTTACATGCCTCACTACGGCCTCCCACAGCCAGTGTGGATGTACCCATCACCACATCAGCCGGTACCGGTAGTTCCTCCGGTGCCGCCGCCCATGCCCACGGCCACACCCGGATCGGGCCACTTCATCACCGGATGGAAGCTCGACACGCTAGGACTGACTCAAAGCGAAATCGCCCACATGATCACATACTCATCGGAAACGGAGGGCGTGCGTAACCTGCGCAAGGACAACCTGACGCCCAGCAACAACTGGACCTGCATATTTTACAACGAGGACGAAACCGGCCAGTACACGCTGCCCCGGCAGACCGCCAACAACCTCAAACACGACCTGGACATTGTCATCGAGAGGTTCCAGCGCGGCCTGAACAACACCATGGAGGAGTCGTACGTGTTTCACAACGGCCAGCTCAAACTCGACGCGCAAAAGGGCTTTTTCTCGTCCCATTGGCCCGACACAGTGCCCAGTTTCGCGACCAAAGACCTCGTGGGCAAGTCGGTGTTCACTCTCAGCACCTCGTCTCGAGCAAAAGACTGGTGGAACTTCCAGCTGCAGGGagactacgagtacattaCACACACCTTTTGTGGACGTCACTCTGCCGCTCTCTTTGTGTCTACTACCCCAGGAGAACAGGCTCTTACTGTCTACTGGGTTATGATTAACGGACAACCGTGCCACATCAATGGAGCCACAGACTGGTTCTGGTTCCAACCCAAGAAGTTTCTGCCCGAGGAGCGTTCCGAGGACAAAGtcaagctcctcctcaCTGGCGACCCCTCCAGAAACCTCTTTCTTCTCGCGTCTTACAGCGACGATGTGCATTATATTTACCTGatttcacgtgatcccaACTCCAAGACGGATCGGGGCAACGTCACATTGATTCAggtcatctccaacatcacGCGTGCTTCCCCATTGTCTGCGCCCAACGTGGATTCAGACGAGTGGTGCGAGTTTGAGATCTACACGTTTGCTAGCCGCATGGCATTGTATTCAAACGGCCGTCTGGCGGTCTTTGATGTCCAGCTGCGTCCTGACGGGCACATTTGGTCTCGAGTGGATCTCTCCAAGGTGGGTGGTATTGGCCGAAAGTCTCCCCCGCGTCAACTGGGTCGATATCTCATTTTCGACCATGTTGGTGCGCTCGATATGGTGACATTTAGATACAGGGAGTTTGAGGAAGGCTTCTGTGATGGTAAATTTGTGATCTGGAGTATACGAGACGAAAAGCTGGTGGCCTCGGTATTGGACTCGATCGACAAGGAAGGAAACGTGACTGGACAGCTCCAGGAGGTGTTTGACGTGAGTGTGGTGCAGCCCAGTAACGCCGAGTGGCTTAGAGACAGCCATACGACGCTGGATGTGGGTTCCCAGAGCGGAGACATGCGAAGAACCGCTGCCATTAAGCAGATGAATCTCATGTACGGTCCCGAAGTGGAGGTGATTGAAATTTCGTGA
- a CDS encoding uncharacterized protein (Compare to YALI0D20240g, weakly similar to uniprot|P07276 Saccharomyces cerevisiae YGR258c RAD2 structure-specific nuclease of the nucleotide excision repairosome) encodes MGVRGLWDIVQSTARPVKVETLGGNRLAVDASIWIYQFLKTTRGAGKKNAHLVGFFRRILKLLFLGIKPVFVFDGVAPELKRKTVARRRERREGRIDSMEKEAKRILAMQLENREQQLNAKRKREDDDDNDDDDYTKGSELLGSDTKHVVQKLGGSNKKQQLKSDYDLPDLDVNIGQDDRFLTQRELEERKELQNLIPHVAGDGSLDISTDIDFDSDYFRSLPDATKYELLNGARLRSRLRMGHTAEQLQRLYPDSESFSKFQVNRVALRNNYTQRLMQLVGLEGDLTLPKEHETIAEINRVSGEKGKEYVMEKNEDGWTLAMHDGGGNRDSPVLIDDEDGEKRSHDFGRFRRKSSLDREERRKTQIKKEEIKEESEDDEWEDVDIDDKETVDIDQQIIDAGEDLETQQSIMNSLDDEKKAKLAAMTKTLQLKGLDGLGEMDWGAGIFAPTEEKKKKEDEVMEVLQSTYRDQKVWGGEQEITQSSTLLDNDLETAVDDYAQSANKPADADLAEKDESVLKPDEPDESKSPEETLPVWFQQSQDGVQSAHRPVANREESDSDEDAGLYYGGQSYGITREIVELSDDDEPVAPAVTSRAVATTKLPSKPTASNSVAKPVTASIITKSANIQPAPVPTPAENTETITVSDSESDAEFESVSIEPEKAEPEPIPTEKPAESLGGDIFGTGELSLGEGIVGTGSLEPNTFDKPEVVTEPADISKAHTPKESPVVDGDATPEVDEHNKSFENMVLAEEEAVEDMQTSQNLIKNFNREQEEFEKQFKLEEEQAKEMRMALMEELEQINHTQKSRDTTNEEAITQTMVDECQQLLQLFGIPFITAPTEAEAQCATLVNLDLVDGVITEDSDVFLFSSNPRMRVFKNFFNSNKYVECYKTGEIEQTLNLERKDLVDLALLLGSDYTDGLPGIGPVSAMEILAEFKAPGKDTLREFKDWWESQLVERANRGKSDNTSAFKSKFSKRFLSKLFLSASFPSEKIRLGYLEPSVDDDKTPFKWGHPSLVGLREYLGDTIGGNSIDSLLLPVLQQMNAKQNRQTQILDFLPNGNETSGSVRIAKALTKIKQRAKDKRDATREGDKSQDKARQKDKDKDKEMEMDLDLEG; translated from the coding sequence ATGGGAGTACGCGGTTTATGGGACATCGTGCAGAGTACAGCTCGGCCGGTCAAGGTTGAGACTCTAGGCGGCAACCGGCTGGCCGTGGACGCGTCGATCTGGATCTACCAGTTTCTGAAGACGACCCGAGGAGCCGGAAAGAAGAATGCCCATCTGGTTGGTTTTTTCCGGCGGattctcaagctgctgtttctgggtATCAAGCccgtgtttgtgtttgacgGAGTTGCTCCGGAGCTCAAGCGCAAGACGGTGGCAAGACGACGGGAGCGACGGGAGGGCCGAATCGACAGTATGGAGAAAGAGGCCAAGCGGATTCTAGCGATGCAGCTCGAGAACCgcgagcagcagctgaaCGCCAAAAGAAAGCgcgaggacgacgacgacaacgacgacgacgactacACAAAGGGAAGTGAGCTTTTGGGGTCTGACACCAAGCATGTGGTGCAGAAGTTGGGGGGTTCCAACAAGAAACAACAACTCAAATCCGACTATGATCTGCCCGACCTGGACGTCAATATCGGCCAGGACGATCGGTTTCTGACACAACGAGAGCTAGAGGAGCGTAAAGAGCTGCAGAATCTGATCCCTCATGTTGCTGGAGACGGCTCTCTGGACATTTCAACTGACATCGATTTTGATTCTGACTATTTCCGGTCGCTTCCAGATGCTACAAAGTACGAGTTGCTTAACGGTGCCCGGCTGAGATCTCGGCTTCGTATGGGTCATACTGCCGAACAGCTTCAGCGACTGTATCCTGACTCTGAGTCGTTTTCCAAGTTCCAGGTTAACCGAGTTGCTCTTCGAAACAACTATACACAGCGACTGATGCAGCTGGTTGGTTTGGAGGGCGATCTGACGCTTCCCAAGGAGCATGAGACCATTGCAGAGATTAACCGAGTATCTGGAGAGAAGGGGAAGGAGTATGTGATGGAAAAGAACGAAGATGGATGGACCCTAGCAATGcatgatggaggagggaaTCGGGATTCTCCTGTTTTGATTGACGacgaagatggagagaagagatCTCATGATTTCGGTCGTTTCAGACGAAAGTCCAGTCTTGATAGGGAAGAACGGAGAAAAACTCAGAtcaaaaaggaggagatcaaggaggagagcgAAGATGACGAATGGGAAGATGTGGACATTGATGACAAGGAGACTGTTGATATCGACCAGCAGATCATTGATGCTGGGGAGGATTTGGAGACCCAACAGAGTATCATGAACTCTTTGGACGACGAAAAGAAGGCCAAACTTGCTGCCATGACCAAAACGTTACAGTTGAAGGGTCTGGACGGGCTGGGAGAGATGGACTGGGGCGCTGGTATCTTTGCCCCaacagaagagaagaaaaagaaggaagatgaggtgatggaggttCTTCAGTCGACGTATCGAGACCAGAAGGTGTGGGGAGGTGAACAGGAGATCACTCAGTCATCCACCTTGCTTGATAATGACCTGGAGACTGCTGTCGATGATTATGCACAGTCGGCAAATAAACCTGCTGATGCTGACTTGGCTGAAAAGGATGAGTCTGTACTCAAGCCTGACGAGCCCGATGAGTCAAAGTCTCCAGAAGAAACCCTTCCTGTGTGGTTCCAGCAGTCTCAGGATGGAGTGCAATCCGCTCATCGACCTGTGGCCAACAGAGAAGAGTCTGACTCGGACGAGGATGCTGGCTTGTATTATGGAGGGCAATCGTATGGAATCACGAGGGAGATTGTTGAATTGAGCGATGACGATGAGCCTGTCGCTCCAGCGGTTACTTCTAGGGCTGTCGCCACTACAAAGCTTCCGTCTAAGCCCACAGCTTCTAATTCTGTGGCTAAGCCTGTGACTGCCTCTATCATCACGAAATCAGCCAATATACAACCAGCGCCTGTCCCTACTCCTGCTGAAAACACAGAGACCATTACAGTATCAGATTCTGAGTCCGATGCTGAGTTTGAAAGTGTGTCTATTGAGCCAGAGAAGGCTGAACCAGAGCCTATTCCTACAGAAAAACCTGCAGAGTCGCTTGGAGGAGATATCTTTGGAACTGGTGAACTATCATTAGGTGAAGGTATCGTTGGCACTGGTTCTTTAGAGCCCAACACGTTCGACAAGCCTGAGGTTGTCACTGAGCCTGCTGACATATCTAAAGCTCATACGCCAAAGGAGTCGCCAGTGGTTGATGGTGATGCCACCCCTGAAGTCGACGAACACAACAAGTCCTTCGAGAACATGGTTCtagctgaagaagaagctgtaGAGGACATGCAGACGTCGCAGAACCTGATCAAAAACTTCAACCGTGaacaggaggagtttgagaagcagttcaagctggaggaggagcaagCCAAGGAGATGCGAATGGCGCTAATGGAGGAACTTGAGCAAATCAATCATACCCAAAAGTCTCGAGATACGACCAACGAAGAGGCCATTACTCAGACCATGGTTGACGAGTgtcagcagctgctgcagctgttTGGTATCCCCTTCATTACTGCGCCCACAGAAGCCGAGGCCCAGTGTGCGACTCTAGTGAATCTGGATCTTGTCGATGGAGTAATCACCGAGGATTCAGATGTGTTTTTGTTCTCGTCCAACCCTCGAATGCGTGTCTTCAAGAACTTCTTCAACTCGAACAAGTACGTGGAATGCTACAAGACCGGTGAGATAGAACAGACTCTCAATCTCGAGCGTAAGGATCTGGTCGACCTGGCTCTGTTGTTGGGATCAGATTACACTGACGGTCTACCTGGCATTGGACCTGTATCTGCCATGGAGATTCTGGCCGAGTTCAAGGCTCCTGGAAAAGATACACTGCGAGAATTCAAGGACTGGTGGGAATCccagcttgttgagagGGCTAACAGAGGCAAGAGTGATAACACGTCAGCTTTTAAGTCCAAGTTCTCGAAGCGGTTTCTTTCAAAGCTATTCCTGAGTGCCTCTTTTCCGTCTGAGAAGATCAGATTGGGGTACTTGGAGCCTTCTgtggacgacgacaagaCTCCTTTCAAGTGGGGTCATCCTTCTTTGGTTGGTCTGCGAGAGTATCTAGGAGACACGATTGGTGGTAACTCGATTGACTCGTTGCTGTTGCCTGTTCTGCAGCAAATGAATGCCAAGCAGAACCGCCAGACGCAGATTCTGGACTTTTTGCCGAATGGCAACGAGACCAGTGGTTCTGTTCGCATTGCAAAGGCTCTGACGAAGATCAAACAGAGAGCGAAGGATAAGAGAGATGCGACCAGAGAGGGCGATAAGAGCCAGGACAAGGCAAGGcagaaggacaaggacaaggacaaggagatggagatggatctTGATCTGGAGGGTTAA
- a CDS encoding uncharacterized protein (Compare to YALI0D20262g, similar to uniprot|Q02896 Saccharomyces cerevisiae YPL087w YDC1 alkaline dihydroceramidase, similar to Saccharomyces cerevisiae YPC1 (YBR183W) and YDC1 (YPL087W); ancestral locus Anc_8.564): MLPGGIPYPPPVDNGYWGPTTSTIDWCEENYVVSKYVAEIMNTTTNAVFMIMALYTIINVYREKHHPTIIFAAIGFFIVGFGSWMFHMTLWYEFQLLDELPMIYATCVPLYIVFSNKKSNHFKTLLGVGIAAGALLLTAIYLHNKNPTFHQAAYGILNFIVIGKSVALTKAYISDQKTKNLFWRLLALGLFSFLFGYFLWNLDIHLCNQWIKIRREVGLPYGLVIEGHAWWHIFTGLGVYIYIVYLCYLQVFLAKRQHLYHFLWWCGFFPHVDLLPEAKSLWNKLGRAPTETEMAEVNSLSGVKRVSSIHAKSSSVNHHN, from the coding sequence atGCTACCTGGAGGAATCCCATACCCACCACCCGTGGACAACGGCTACTGGGGCCCCACGACATCGACCATTGACTGGTGCGAGGAAAACTACGTGGTCAGCAAATACGTGGCGGAAATCAtgaacaccaccacaaacgCCGTGTTCATGATCATGGCACTGTACACCATCATTAACGTGTACCGGGAGAAACACCACCCCACCATCATTTTCGCCGCCATTGGCTTTTTCATTGTGGGATTTGGTTCCTGGATGTTCCACATGACGCTGTGGTACGagttccagctgctggatgagCTACCCATGATCTACGCCACCTGCGTGCCGTTGTACAttgtcttctccaacaaAAAGAGCAACCACTTCAAGACGCTGCTGGGCGTCGGAATCGCCGCCGGTGCCCTGTTGCTCACAGCCATCTACCTGCACAACAAGAACCCCACCTTCCACCAGGCCGCCTACGGTATTCTCAACTTCATTGTCATTGGAAAGTCTGTGGCTCTGACTAAGGCCTACATTTCCGaccagaagaccaagaacctCTTCTGGCGACTGCTCGCCCTTGgcctcttctccttcctctTTGGCTACTTTCTGTGGAACCTGGACATCCACCTGTGCAACCAGTGGATCAAGATCCGACGAGAAGTCGGCCTGCCCTACGGTCTGGTTATCGAGGGCCATGCCTGGTGGCACATTTTCACCGGACTCGGAGTCTACATCTACATTGTCTACCTGTGCTACCTGCAGGTCTTCCTGGCCAAGCGACAGCACCTCTACCACTTTCTCTGGTGGTGCGGCTTCTTCCCCCACGTGGATCTGCTGCCTGAAGCCAAGTCTCTGTGGAACAAGCTGGGCCGAGCTCCCACCGAAACTGAGATGGCCGAGGTCAATTCGCTCAGTGGAGTCAAGCGAGTCTCCTCCATCCATGCCAAGAGCTCTTCTGTTAACCATCACAACTAG